The Lycium ferocissimum isolate CSIRO_LF1 chromosome 8, AGI_CSIRO_Lferr_CH_V1, whole genome shotgun sequence DNA segment TTCTAGTTACTTGTATTACACATTTTCATAGATAGCTAGGAGAATGAACTTTTCCCATATGAACTTGTTCACATTGCCGGTCTTAAGCCAGATAAAGGAGAAGGGTTATAGTAGGTTGACAGTGCAAAAACGAGTCAATAATGGACTTCGGCGTGCTTAAATGGAGCGACATGAACAACGAGGATTTATATATCCGACCACAACTTGTTTAAGATTGAagcatagtttttttttttttaatggataGCTAGCAGAAGGGTTCATTCAACAGGGTTCATCATTGAGGTGTGTCTTTGACTTTTTTGCACTTGCCTTCCAGAGAAAGCATATGATCTTCTCAATCTTGCCTTTCCCTAGTCCCTGTTTCAATGGGTGTAAAACACTTTATAAGAAGGGTTGCGGTAGGTTGACAGTTAGGGTAAAAGGAGTCAATTTATGATGAATCTTTCACTTGGGACGTGCCATCAACTCAGCAATAATGGACTTTGACGTGCTTAAATGGAGTGATATGGACAATGAGGATTTATAGAACCGACTACAACCTGCTTAAGATTGAAGTATAGTTGTTTGTTTATGGATAGCTAGCAGAAGGGTTCACTCATCAGGCTTCATTATTGAGGTCTGTCTTTGACTTTTTTGCACTTGCCTTCCCGAGAAAGCATATGATCTTCTCAATCTTGCCTTTCCCTATTCCTTATTTCAATGGATGTAAACACTTTataatcaaaatttaaaaactttgactttctatttatatttttctaatcACGGTGGCGTCTAGACCAGCTTGTGCGGACCTCAACTATTCAGGTGCATACATTTTCTTTTAAGCAAATATTGATTCATTGGTGTAGAAATCTTTTGATGAATACTAAGGGATACTAGCAAACCTATCACCAAATTCCAATTCCGTTTATATTTTAAAGGGCCTTCTTTCCCACCTCCTTTTGTGAGAGGAAACTTTATTCTCAAGACCTACATGTTCCATCAAATTAGTTTACATTTCCACCATTTGagaacaacatacccagtgtaatcctacAAGTGGGGTCTGAAGAGGATAGCATGTACGCAGAGAGGCTGTTTCATTTCCACCATTTGAGAAGAACAAAGACATTGAATAGACCtttgaaagaacaaaaatattgGAGATGACAAAAAATTTTCGTTACTTACAGGAAAAATTGCTACAAAACCTAACCAAAATCACCTCGGAGAGGCAAACATGTACCTCTCAACGTAGGAGCCTTTGATCTATGAACAGATACATATACACTTGCTTTAGCAAGGCGTTTAGCTGTGTACTATACCCTATCTTCAGCCGACTCTCCACTATGCTGTGTACCTTGACTAAAAAAATCAGAACTAAAATCTGGACTACCAAATGCCATCCTTCGAAACAATCTTATTTCTGCAGATTGTTCTGCAGAGTTATAGATTCTACTTTCACCAACTTTCATCCCGTTCGTCAGATCAGACGTAGACATGTTATCAAAAGCTCTCATAATCTGCAAAGAATAAGAACGATTTGGATGTAAATTCCCTTCGTGCAAACTCTTAACGGTGTTTCAGGTGTAGGATTTTAGTGAAATAAAGAATCAGTTACCTGTCCCATGCCTGGTCTCTTTGCAGCTGAGTGGCGCACACAAGCTGCAGCTGCCTCGATCAGTTGAAACATCTCAGGGATAACATAATTCCTCTCAAGGCGTGGATCTGACAACTGATCGAATTCCAATTTCTCAAGTGCATGCGTAAGCAAAGGCCGAGCctggaagagaaaagaagattAAGTTGCAAGTAAATAATTGACAATAAACAATCAAGAAGTCAATGAACAGAATTTAAGATAGCCCAGGAAATAATGTATTTCCAACATAATCAGCTATGCTCAATCAACACGGTAAAATATTCAGACTCTTTAAAAAAAGAGATTCTCCTCCAAATATGTCGCCTGTCAATTCTAAACAAGAgcagagagggagagagagagagagagagcacaaAACAATCCTGTTTCAGTGTCAAAAACAGCCATTAATCATCTCGTGCAATTCAAAGTATAATTAATTCGGTACATgcttatcaaatatttttccaagATGCCACTGAAAGACATGCTTTTGATGTCACCATACTTATCATGACCAAGAAGATATACAGGCTATGCATTTCTTCAATGTCATCAACACAGAATTTACAGGAAAAATAATCAAAAGCACGTACCAAGCAAAAGCTAGCTCACCTCACCAATTCAAAGTatttcaaaataatacataattaAACAGATTTTAAAATAATTGTGACAGTGATTAATGTATGTATTAATGGAATAGACAAGGTGTGTGCAAGCTAGCCTGGCACCGTCGTATTAAAAATTGCAGGTGAACATGCAAGGTATAAGAAACGGTTATTATATGGACTCAAATGCACCCTCACAAGACAGAAAACTTCGCAAAAATGTAAGGACCAAATTCGTGCAATTGGTACACAACCAAACAAACCTAAGATTTCCGTTCACTCACTTAGCATGCAAGCTGAAAATAAGTTGGAATAGTGTCGTGCACTTAATATCCTACAACATCAAACCTACCTCCATCCTTTTCTTGCATTCTCCCATTTCACTAAGGCATATAAAAAAAGTACCATTCTTCGTGACCAAGAAGAGCAGCGTTTACAGCAATTTGTACTTGGTCATTGCTTTAAGTTTAGCTTTTGGACACCGAATTCCCTAGATTTATTTCGCTCCAAGATATCTATTAAGCCTCATGTTAAGAATCAAATTGAAAAGATATCTTTCCAGAAgatgggaagggatacatggtgATTTTAACAAAGCTCAAAAATGTGAGCCAACTATTATCTTTAATTAATGTCCTCAAAATAAATCATCAGGATTTCCCAAGTCCACTTCCAAATTGTCCTCTGAACTTTCTCAAACTTACAAGCAAACAAGACAAGTTTGCAGCCGTTTATAAGAGAAGAGCAGCTCTAATCCATTTAAATGGAAGATGAGTAAGCAACTACATGGTAGGTCTAACAAATAATCAAGTTCTGTTGCAAACAGTCTATTCCTAAAGTTGAAAAGGACAACCACACTTTCAGAGGCTAATATTTTGAAAGTTTCTCCACCCTAAGTGTTTCCAGGATAGAGGTCggaatttcttttaaaagaacttaTAGCAGAGAGATAGAATAGATTAGTTTGGCTATAAACGTACCCACTCAACTAGACTCTCATCCCCTATAGGCTGAGATGTATCAACGGGCTTCCGTCCAGTAATTAGCTCCAGAAGCACAACCCCAAAAGAATACACATCGGATTTTTCGGTCAGCTTGCCACTTGATGCATATTCAGGAGCCATGTATCTGAAACGATCCAGGGAATTAGAAACAGACACATAAAGACAAGGAATATAATGGATTATTTCCTAAATTCCACTAAGTGTTAATGTTGGTGCTGGAACATACCCAAATGTTCCCACAACACGTGTTGTAACATGAGTTTTTGCATCCTGAGCTAATTTAGCTAATCCGAAGTCAGAAACCTGTGAAAAATAAACAGAATTATAAGGCAGTTTTTGAATCTGAGAATTATAAAACTAGATTAGGATGTTGACTGTTCAGGATGTTGACATACCCGAGCATCGAAGTTAATATCCAAAagaatgtttgatgacttaaTGTCTCTGTGGATAATGCGAGGATGGCCTGTCATCACCAGGAGAAATGAATAAGACAAAATAAGAGTGATAATTATGAAATCCAGAGTTAAAGGAGTGATAAATAgaataaggggtcgtttggtacgaaAATAAGTTATGCTGGCATTATTTCTCATCgattgtttggtttgttgtattaaaaataacatgcattGTGTAATTGCATAATAATACTCAATAGGgtgtataattataaaaatagtaCTGGTTTGTTAACGTCACAGTTTACTATGTATAAGAATGGTAACTGAATAGGGTGTATAAGTAATACTGGTATTAGTTGTACTGCACTTAAATTTACAACCAAACATTGTACCAAGATTTTATAACAGCATTACTCTACCTAATACACCCTACCAAGCGACCCCTAAGTGTACCGCATAGATATTACAGGCAACAAGAACAAAGGGCTCTATAGCTGTtcaatgtttattttttttataagtattGGTCAATGTATTCTGTAATTGATGTAGAGAGAAAAGggtttcaataaaaaaaattaacagaGATAATCGAGTATAGATTATCTGATGGTGCGATTTTCGTGGTTCTTTAATCTCTTCTTTTACccagagaagaaaaaaagtgcAGATAATCAACCATAACTATAAGAATCAAGGAAGTGAAGAAAGTTACAATCTTCATGCAGATAAGCTATTCCACGAGCTGCACCAACAGCAATCTTTACACGTGTTGCCCAATCCAAAACAGGCCTTCCTTCCGCTGTAAATTGCAACCATCAACATCATAGTTTTAGTGACCAAATGTCAGCAATGAGttgtaaaaaattaaagatttgtaTTTACCATGAAGATGGAAGTAAAGGGTGTTATTTGGGACATATTCATAAACAAGGAGCCTTCTATTCTCAGAAATGCAATAACCTACAAGGGAAACCAAATGGCGATGGTGTACTCGACTAATGATTTCAACTTCAGCTCTGAACTCCCGGTCCCCCTGGCTCCCACCGATATCTAGTTGCTTTACTGCTACATCCCTCCCATCTGGTAGTCGTCCTTTGTATACAGAACCAAATCCACCCGCCCCCAATATATTCTCAGCCGAGAAGTCATTAGTAGCCTTAACTAGTTCTTCATAAGTAAACCATATCTTTGAATTTCCCAATCCACCAGATCCTCCAGGAGAATTTAGGAAATTATTGCCAGTTCCATTACCAGTCGCTAGTGTTGATTCCTGTATCCTCAATAAGACAGAATCTGTACACAATTTGCGCATCTTCTCAGAATGGATTCAAAATTTACGAACAACAAATATTACATTGATATCCTAGTTTCTGAAAAGTTACCAGATTTTGGGGTGGAGCCCATAGAGGTTGGCATGACATTTCCGCCATTGCCATGAAAAGCCTTTTTCTTCCGCTTCCATACGCACCAACCAACTACTCCAATAACACTAAGCAATAAAACAGCAACAATGACGCCAATGGCAATTGTACCTCCAGTCCCTATGCCGTTACTACTCGAGCTGTTTGAGCTGTCTGCTGCAGTACCACTCGATCCATTGGTGGGGGTTCCACCTGAAGGAACGGGTGGTGAAGGAGGTGTATTTCTAGAAGGTTCCGAGGATGGGGTAGGAGGTGAATCTCGTGGTGGCGGAAATGATGGCGATGGAGGTAAATTTGTAGGTGGAAGTGGTGAAGGGGGTGAATTTTTAGGAGGGTCAGAGGGTGGGGTAGGAGGTGAACCTTGTGGTGGCACAGACGTGGGGGGTGGAGGTGAATTCACGGGTGAGGGTGGTGCTGGGGATGAACCTTTCGGAGGTTCAGGATCCGGATTCTGTGCAGGTGGCGGAGGTGATACAGGTGGAGGATCAACTTTTGGAGGCGGTGAAGGTGAACTTGGAGGATTGGTTGGTTGTGGTGGAGGTGCGGTAGGAGGAGGATCAACTTTTGGAGGCGGTGGAGGTGAACTTGTTGGAGGAGTTGGTTGTGGGGGAGGTGAGACAGGTGGAGGATCAACTTTCGGAGGTGGTGATGCACTAACTGGTGGGCTAGATGGAGGTGGAGGAGAACTAACAGGGGGAGGAGAAGATTGAGGTGGCGGTGAACTAGCAGGTGGAGGAGAAGATTTAGGTGGTGGTGAACTAGCAGGTGGGCTAGGTGGAGGCGAGGAAGGTAAGGGTGGAGAAGCGGATGCTGTGGGTGGGGAAGCCATTGGAGGAGGCGATATTACGTTACTTGGAGGAGGAGATTGTGGGGCCGGTGGAGGAGGCGATTGTGGGGCCAATGGAGGAGGCGATTGTGGGGCCGATGGAGGAGGCGAAGTCACGTTACTTGGAGCAGGCGATAGTGGTGGTGACGCCGGGGGAGGATCAGATTGCGGGGGTAAGGttggaggaaaagaagaaacagGTGGTGCTGTCGCATTAGGTTGAGATTCTGGGACGGGAGAAGGAAGCTGAGGAGGTGGACTTAAGGCAATTGGTGGAACAGGAAATGGTGCAATACTTGGAGGTGGAGAAACTACTACTGACATTTCACCACCACCAAAGACTAGCTAAATTTACACCATTTCTTCGATAGAATTATCAAACTCTCCAAATATCAATCAAATATACCAGTATTCCAAGAATTCTACCCAAAAAGGGCACACTTGCTTTaacttgaattttctcaaaaagGTCCACAAACATGCAATAAATTGCTTCTTCCTCTAAAGCAATTCACTTCCTTTCCAAGCTAAACACCTAGGAatttcagaagaaaaaaaaaaacaagaaaagattCAAGCTTTACACAAATTCAACTCAGTAAACTTGTTggataacaaaacaacaacaaaaaggtTCAATCTTTCAAGAAACTCATTCAAAATGCACCAATCACTgtaaagtaaaaggaaaaaggtTTCCAAATATGCAATGAAAAAGATCGAAATTCATAAACCAATTCTCTCCCAAGTGAGATAAAGCAATTCCCTTCATTTCCAAGCTAAACACCAAAGAGtttcagaagaaaaaaacaacaacaaaagattCAACCTTTCCAGAAATTCACTCAGTATACTTACTgaataaaaaacaaacaaaaaggcTCAATCTTTCAAGAAACTCATTTAGAATTCACCAACTATAGCAAAGTAAAAAGAAAACAGTATCCAAACATGCATTATTGCTTCTTCCTACGTTAAAATTGGCATCTCAAAAGATCGAAATTCGTAAACCAATTCACCCCCAAGTGACATAAAGCAATTCTTAACACTTAAAGAGTTTCagaaaaaaaacaacaaaagattCAACCTTTCCAGAAATTCACTCAGTATACTTATTgaataaaaacaaacaaaaaggcTCAATCTTTCAAGAAACTGATTCAGAATTCACCAACCAATgcaaagtaaaaaagaaaacgGCATCCAAACACGTACTATTGCTTCTTCCTACATTAAAATTGGCATCTCGGAAGATCGAAATTCGTAAACCAATTCACTCCCAAGTGACATAAAACAATTCTAAATACTTAAGAGTTTcagaaaaacaacaacaaaagattCAACCTTTCCAAAAATTCAACTAAGTAAACTTGTTGTATaacataaacaaacaaaaaggcTCAATCTTTATCAAGAAACTCAATCAGAATTCACCAACCatagtaaaataaaaagaaaaatgcaaaatCATACAACATAACTCAGAAAAAATTTCGCCTTTACCAAATTCACCATCACACCATTAAAACACATTCACAAAATCCTTATTAAAATCAAATGAAGAAACTAAGATCACTGATAATCCTTATAACAGAAAAAATAAACATACCCAAATCACCAAATGTACAGTCAAGATATACCAAATCACAAAAACCCAAATACCCAAATCAAGAAaagacacacaaaaaaaaataaaaatcccaaTGTTATAATTCACatataaaaattcaatctttat contains these protein-coding regions:
- the LOC132067743 gene encoding proline-rich receptor-like protein kinase PERK9 → MSVVVSPPPSIAPFPVPPIALSPPPQLPSPVPESQPNATAPPVSSFPPTLPPQSDPPPASPPLSPAPSNVTSPPPSAPQSPPPLAPQSPPPPAPQSPPPSNVISPPPMASPPTASASPPLPSSPPPSPPASSPPPKSSPPPASSPPPQSSPPPVSSPPPPSSPPVSASPPPKVDPPPVSPPPQPTPPTSSPPPPPKVDPPPTAPPPQPTNPPSSPSPPPKVDPPPVSPPPPAQNPDPEPPKGSSPAPPSPVNSPPPPTSVPPQGSPPTPPSDPPKNSPPSPLPPTNLPPSPSFPPPRDSPPTPSSEPSRNTPPSPPVPSGGTPTNGSSGTAADSSNSSSSNGIGTGGTIAIGVIVAVLLLSVIGVVGWCVWKRKKKAFHGNGGNVMPTSMGSTPKSDSVLLRIQESTLATGNGTGNNFLNSPGGSGGLGNSKIWFTYEELVKATNDFSAENILGAGGFGSVYKGRLPDGRDVAVKQLDIGGSQGDREFRAEVEIISRVHHRHLVSLVGYCISENRRLLVYEYVPNNTLYFHLHAEGRPVLDWATRVKIAVGAARGIAYLHEDCHPRIIHRDIKSSNILLDINFDARVSDFGLAKLAQDAKTHVTTRVVGTFGYMAPEYASSGKLTEKSDVYSFGVVLLELITGRKPVDTSQPIGDESLVEWARPLLTHALEKLEFDQLSDPRLERNYVIPEMFQLIEAAAACVRHSAAKRPGMGQIMRAFDNMSTSDLTNGMKVGESRIYNSAEQSAEIRLFRRMAFGSPDFSSDFFSQGTQHSGESAEDRV